The following are encoded together in the Cicer arietinum cultivar CDC Frontier isolate Library 1 chromosome 2, Cicar.CDCFrontier_v2.0, whole genome shotgun sequence genome:
- the LOC105851415 gene encoding uncharacterized protein — translation MMRIRDQIKKGSPDNKDFKTEIDKSKITCFGFNKQRHYKTECPSNKKGPKKFPFKKKSMMATWDESDESETDEPEEANLCLMANIEETEDGSQDVKKRPWFLDSGCSRHMTGDKNCFMSFIKKDGGSVTFGNNDQAKIKGKGTIG, via the exons atgatgaggaTAAGAGATCAGATCAAAAAGGGTTCTCCAGACAACAAGGACTTCAAGACTGAGATTGATAAAAGCAAAATCACTTGCTTTGGATTCAACAAACAAAgacattataaaactgaatgtccatcaaacaaaaaaggaccaaagaaatttcctttcaaaaagaagtCTATGATGGCAACCTGGGATGAATCtgatgaatcagaaacagaTGAACCTGAAGAAGCTAATCTGTGTTTAATGGCAAACATTGAAGAAACAGAG GATGGATCTCAAGATGTCAAGAAAAGGCCATGGTTTTTGGACAGTGGATGttcaaggcatatgacgggtGACAAGAACTGCTTCATGTCATTTATCAAAAAGGATGGAGGGTCCGTAACATTTGGAAACAACGATCAAGCTAAGATCAAAGGAAAAGGAACCatag GTTAG